ttttaatataataaaacatttattatatttatggtagtgttttttaatataaatatttttaatgtattagaaaatttttattttagccttttttttaagtgtatttagtttattatatttaaaaaatatttttaagtaaaaattaatctaaaaaaatcaaatatgaatgGATCAGGTTAAACTTGAGTTTaactttattaaattaaattaaattattaaaaaaataaatctattttttaaaccgactagactcaaatttaaaactttaatttaatggaCTCAACCTACCTGCCCAACCATGAGTACCTCTATTTGCATTATGATTATCTAATTTTGCGATGTTAATTCTCTTTACAGCCAGTGTACTGGAAATTAGTATAAATGGGTAATGGTTGATTATAATAAAATGCACCATCATGATTCCTGAACTAATTTATCAGACTCAATTTATTTTTATCgtttataaataaaaatcatagtgctatgaaattatttatagaataattagaaaaaggaaatttatgaTTACAATCACAATCTCTGTATTTTATAGTTAACTGTGTAatgtttaaaagaataaaaaaaaatcgatAACATTTTATTGTAACTTTTATCGTATAAATAAAATCCGGACATTGTATAAATTTTTTGTTTGCTTGATTAAGAAAAGAGTAACCATAGATCTCAGGTATTCTGTACTAAGCCagattacattaaaaaaaaaaaaaacaaacaaacttgaaAACAATATCTTCCTTAAAAGTTTGACATCAATCTCCTCTCAACGACTTTATAAAATAGACATTTGGATTGAGTTAGATTTGTTTAAACTTGAAAATAGGTCATCCAACTAATTTTTATAGGACAtaaattacatataaaataacattataaaattaaaattaaaaacgaCTTGAGCCAAactcaaatttttaaatattaaagtttgaatttgactcatatttttaaaatatttaattttttatgaacttattttttaaatttaatatttttatttaaattcttacAAATAAGTAAACTTTTGAGTTTAAACAAATAATTGAGATAAAGTGGAATATTCTTGAACTCATACAAGAGGTGTTAAAAGTTTAATAGTTTCGTATATCCTATATCATAAACATCATCATGAAGAATTCTCAATTAGTATGATATAAAAACAGGTTGATTCGATGTACATGATGGCATAATTatatgactaaattgaatggtgaatttattaaaattttaattgtataaaaattattaaattacaatatattcacaatgttggtaaatatatatatacaacaaatatatttattagaaatttaTGCAATAATCAAATAACATTTGATTGAAATAGTAAAGTTGAaggtttcaaatttatatatcaaCCGAGATTCAAATTTCATCTTATgtgatattttattaattttacatagACAAAACACcttaataataatgatagtaacaacaacaacaacaacaatctattttattttattttataaaggaatgctcattttaataatttttcaattgaattGGTGTTGATTAACTCATGACATCGACTCAATTAAGAATTTTAAGTATAATGTAGATggaagtaaataattttttttaattttgtactaataatatatataaataaataataaaaactactCTTTcagaaattaatatatatattaagtgtgTTTGGTTCACGGAATCTAAAGATTATCTCTGGTAATTACATCAACAACACGTAAGATTACTTGACACATTACTGAATATGTTACATTactttatttggtttatttagttgaaatgtaaaattttattatttagttgatAGAATATAAGAccatttaaaaactaattttacttaattatctttataaatttttctcttttttattctttactACAAAAAGATtgaagtttttttatattttattgtattgataaatgaatgaatttcttaaataaattaatttcatgtCTACTttctcaaataaataaaataaatatgaggAAGAGTAATACATAGTTAGGGCTTATCTTTTGATTAAAGTGacgagaaaaagaaagaaataaaaatatatttttttactaaaacatgttattttttatgatttaaggttaaatttaattaaaataatagaattgaTAAAATTGTTAAGTTTCTTCATCTAAAAATAACAATAGTTGAAATGTTTGTATAGACAAAAATCTTAATTTTCCTCaactgaaataataatatatagtaaaaaaatattattattttattttggtttaagtaaaatagtaaatttttttttcaaaagtgtgTAATTGTAGAAAAGTTTacattacaaaataataatttttgaaaaaagaaagcaagataatgaatgattaattaagaAAGAGGTGGTTTTTAAGATAATTGATTTAAGATCATTTTTGAAattcgaataaaaaaatttactcatACAAATATAAATTTAGTTGAGTCAAAAGTTTCTTGTAGAGAATATAAAGAGGATATTGTAATCAATGTAGGAAGATTTGAATTCGAGCGTGTTGAAGTTCATTATCCTTCTCTTTATATATTAGGGAGGGGTTATGAATAGTTCTAAACAttatatcaaaaattaaatataatcaaaatttataataaaattatttaaaaatatatatatatatgtcataatGTGGGAGATGAAGCTAAGCCATTGTCATCATTACGCACCAGGAAGAGTGGTTTTGTTGACTACGACAAGCTTGCTGTGCCCATAACTAACAAACCATGTTGAAGGCTTACCTTTGCTTTCTTTTCGTTTTCGCATTACATCCATCCCCTAGTTTTTATTTTTCCGAGATTGAGTGGTATGGTCAAATCCTACATTAAACTacaagcttttatgcttactcttcTTCATTAATGGTAAAGGATGATATTTTACTTTTGTATTATTTACTGCTGGATCTTTCGCTGCcctctatttttttttagttaaaatgtaaatttattaccATATTAAAAATtgtgattatattttattttgattgataTTTGTCATTATAATTTGAGAATATGATTAAATTTGACCCACAATTTGATCAAATTTCGccattgaattttaattttttattgaattttattattaatttttaattaaattttagaaattaataaGTTATTATTGGTTTTTatggtttaaaaataaaatattatttaaatattttattttaacaataagttaatttataaaataataaaggtTAAAAGAATAACTAACATTTTGTAGTTAATGATAGAAAGACTtgaaaaaatatattcaataaattaagtttactttttataaaataaaattatttttattaatttttaatgttgtattaattaatttattgtttgtaagtgttaaattaaaatattgaaatttgtttTCATTAAAATTAAGTAGTGAAGTTCAATAAAGAATCAAACTTTAACGACACAATTCAATCCCAAAGACCCTAACAATTTAGGCCCATACCCAAACAATATATCTGGCGCAGAAGAAACTACTCCAATCCCTCATGTTATGATCAAGGCCCAATCCTTCACCAGGATCTTGTGCTGCTGTGTTAAGGGTTTCAATGTTGGCAAATTTATTAGTTTTCCTGGAATTTGAACCCGGTAACCAATgggtctttttttcttttctttttttggctaTTTTCTCCCAAAGAGAAAAGATAACCATTACTTGTACAAAGGAATGTTAATTGGCATCTACCTTATCTAGAATCCTAAAAAGTAACAAGTGTTTACACCTGAATTGTAGTCACCTTCATATCAGGCATCTTTTCTTTGCcaagttgatatatatatacacatatatatgatCAACATGCAGTAAACCAAAAGGTTTGCAGGATGTAGGATAATTATCTATATAAGCATAAGAATCTGGCATTATTTTCACTTCAACTTTATGTCGACATAAAGGTGCCACCTTGCCCCAAAACAGAATAACTCCACCGGTTATTTATAGGAAGGGATGAGCAAGGGAGCTTAGGCAAAGGTAAGTTAAATACCCAAGTatctataaatttaaatatataaattaataagcaCCAATCTATGGCTCAACTAGGGTCGTCTCTGTCAGCAGAAACCGAGACACTGAGCAATGTCCTAAGCCTGGTGGAGGCCTTCAGAGCATTTGATTCAGACAACGATGGCGCAATCAATGCTGCAGAGCTAGGGGGAATCCTGAGTTCGCTGGGGTACAACGCTAGCGAGCAAGACGTGAGGGCCATGATGCGAGAAGGGGACGCCAACAAGGACGGATTACTGAGCATGGAAGAGTTCCTAGAGATGAACACCAAGGACATGGAGCTTGGGGAGCTTGCCAATTTCCTCAGGACCGCTTTCCAAGCTTTTGAAGTCGAAGGGGATGATGCTTTGACTGCTGCCGACTTGTATGAGGTTATGGGGAACCTTGGCATCGATCAGCTTTCCTTGGAGGATTGCCAGAGTGTTATTGCCTCCATGGATGCTGATGGTGATGGAGCTGTTAGCTTGGAGGACTTCAGACTCATAATTAATTCCTTATTTTAGATTATTAAACTTAAGTTTTCTCTATATATGCGCCTTGGGTGCTGCGGTATTTCCATGCATGGGAATAAAGATCAGTCAAGAAACATTAATATTACTAGCAGAAGTACTGCATGTTTGTGTTTCTGTTCTCTTACTATGAATAGAAAGCGAATACAAAGTGGTCTCCCATTCTCTAATCAATGgaagttttcattttaatttctttttgaaaatatatCGGGAAATTGAAATTTCACATTTTCCTTACAAACCACAAacaaaaatttatagaaaaatattcTTGGCAAAAGCTGAGTTTTTAACATCTTTATAAGAGGCTTGAATCCCAccacttaaaaatatatatatatgtgagtttCTGATATTATTCTAAATTTAAGTACCACTAAATAagtagtttttaaatttattctaatctAAAATTAGATATAAAGAAGTGAATGATAAAATCTAAGTAGCAAATATTTTTCTCATGAAATGGGATTAAAAGGTTTGGGGCTGCGAAAAGCAAGACCTAATAATCTTGCTATGCTTGCCAAATTAGGTTTGTAATTATTCATGAATAAGAAATCTTTAAGGTGTtgtgtttttcaaaataaatatctCCATAATGAATCGTTTTCAATGgcaaaattgaaggaaaatgccTCATTTACATGGAGAGCATTGCTAACAATAACTAGGGAGGTGACTCTTAAGAGTTGTAAATGGGCAATTGGTGGGATGATAGCATTCGTTTTTTGCTTGATTGGTGGTTCGGTACAGAAATATTGAGTCAACAAGTAATGGTTCAAGGGGtatgtacaggccaattttgggccaccccaaaacccaactaacctACCCTAACCTAAACAGCCCAATACCCATAAGCCCAACTAATACATCAGCCAACCCAAAATTCAAACCCCATTTACAACCAAAACCCAATAATACAATACCCAAACCCAATTTACAAACCCTAACAACCCAAGCCCACTATCTAAAAAAtttcagcagcaaaccctagccACCAAAGTCTTCAGTCGCTCTCCCCTCTTCAGCCTCCTCCACTCCTCTGACACCAGCACCGCCCCTGGTCACTCCCATACCGTCTGCCACCGCATGCTTCTCCTCCACTTCCCTGACACCTCCATACCCTGAAAAGACAGAAGCAGACCAAACAGAATaggacaaaaaataaataatattttcctaGTTTTGTAGTCGGCTATAAAGTTGAGAAATAAACATTTGTAAGATGGGGGGGATTTTTGCTatgaaaacaaagattttctttcaatattaacagattgaatacaagaaccattcgaaaatacatatacaatcaggggctctaacaccaaatcggagaatcaaatctaaaacctaaggtgactttttttttcttttttctttactgttttgagtttgttttttacataaaaatactaaaaaaatatcaaaacataaaaacatatgtattattaagcaaaaagaaaaaagaaattttaccttttccggccaccgcacggcgccggcgagcctccggtggccgtccggtgaccggcccccatGGCCGGAGCTCCCCCCCTCCCCTCTCTTCTTTCCCCGTTCCCTCTTTTCTCTCCCTcctcttctgtttttttttctttcatctgtttcaaatgaaaaaaagaacaaaaatttggcttatataggggtccaaaacgcaccgttttggaccccccCTTTTAAAGTagaaaacgacgccattttgatgcgggtcgggtcgacccgacccgtccgaccaggggatccgcgtgtttttaagggAGGGGCTATTTGCGCAGTTGGCCCCTCCGCTTTTTCAACGTTTTATAatcaagtttttttatattttaaattcggCCCCGCTGTTTTGCCCTGATTTCGTTCTAGTCCCTCCGTGCTGCGCTGCGTTTTAGTAATTGAGAATATTGCACTTTTGGTCCTCGTTGTTTTCACGCGTgtccattttagtcctttatttctttatttctttttaaattcgccCTGAAATTCTGTTCTTAttccgatttaatcctttttcgtttattttccttttttttacatattactaatattgttactattatattatttattttcactattattattttcatcattattatacatatatgtatatatttatgtaatattattaataggcgtcccaacattattattatgtatgtatatacattttgataccgtgcatgtgtaacaccccttacccgagaccgtttccggagtcgagcacgaggcattacttagcttatcttaccaattcggagcataaaaactaggtttgaaaatttatttcattattcgcagcaaatctgtccaatcacacagcagttactaaattaattataacttgagctacagaactcgaaatttaattccgtaaattttccctgaaactatactcatatatctactcaccataaaatttttagaatttttggttcagcaaattagtacagtttattagttaaagtctcccctatttcaccacctgactgccctgacctctagtcactaaaaataagttttctcactgtaggattttcatatgaagttcttacttgtttctacagaaaatacactcattaagaaatctaagcatgtaaatttcaactcataaccatttttgtacaatttgtaattattttctaaactcagaacaggggactccaaaaacagttctgaccctatcttactaaaattcacatatcttaaaatataaatttcctttttctacaccgttatttttccatgaaaatagactcaacaagctttaattccatatattattcaccctctaattcattttatactatcttgggtgatttttcaaattcacgtcactgtgctgtctgaattctgtttctttgcaaaattttatcctttcatgatttccatgcataatttatcacctaatctttcataacaacaaacaccttcatccttaatcattttaataaccatacatcatcaaatacttacacatcactcattagcaaaatcatcattacaaacatacaaaataactaaatccctatacatgccataactcaaacgtgtttcgatataaaataccgagcagttgtagttgatagtgtggacgatctccgacttctttaggatccttgaagtagctttgcaatactataagagaaagagaaataaaagaagtaagcataaagcttagtaagtttactagcaaataaataacaatatttaacttaaataattaaactcaatgtctatatctctagtttactctttagttaatctcatactagttctcttacttgtttacttagaatacttgtgtgcataacttactcaatccttgctgcatcgttgaacatcaattgatagtataataagttcttaagtcttacaacttacctgagcttgtcatttatgctttaaactgaactttcatgaacatgattcgtttacaagcccgttgagctacattggaataataaggatactcgggtctcttctgataataacatgccaaagccatgtcccagacatggtcttacatgggatgttctcgtgatggtgcccatgccatgtcccagacatggtcttataggggacctctcatctcggtgccaacgccatgtcccagacatggtcttacatgggacctctcgtctcggtgcccatgccatgtcccagacatggtcttacaggggacctctcatgatcttaaggatgccaatgccatgccccagacatggtcttacatgggatctctttacccaaatgtcatgacattcgtatccagtaccatccttatgtatcaacgggacttttaaattttaattctctatcatttcatgcttggatcatcatcaaataaattcataaaataaattcataattgctggaaattaacagcattaataataaatattgaaatattgcatttatttaccgtaaacttacctcggtaccaattatagccaaattcaccaacttagtcttcaactttattcttccctttgtctaacctcgagtttcgtacttcttgatctaaaatagtaaatttaacttatttaataatcacattcatcaaaacagccctcgactctaactttttcaaaattacaattttgcccctaaacttttacataattacatttttgccccaaggctcggaaattaaacttcatctcttattcttatgttttataacattctgaacatttttcccttctatggcaacatcaaattcccactctaacatgtacttatgaacattaggtatttttaccgattatgtcgttttactcgttttcacttaaaatcgcttagcaaaagttgtttaacataatttatagcttcatattctatcataaaacatcaaaataaacacttttcacctatgggtatttttccaaatataaaccctaggttaaattattgctagaataagctaaattaagctaccgggatctcaaaaacgtaaagaacattaaaaacggggcttgggatcacttactatggagattggaagcttgaaaaccctaactatggcttccccccttgctgatttcgttcatatgaagaagatgatgatttttgccatctttttcccttttaattcattttaattactagattaccaaattgcccctaacttaaaaattttctatttcacttatctcatgtccatttttgtctaccaagttaccaatggtataattaccatataaggacctccaatttaaagtttcataacaattggacacctctaacatgtagaactcaacttttgcactttttacaatttagtccttttgactaaattgagtgcccaaacgttgaaattttcgaacgaaattttcaaaaaatcattttgtgaaattgtagaccataaaaatataagaaaaataaaatttttcttatcggatttgtggttccgaaactactgttccgataacctcaaatttgggccattacagcaTGTATATGATTctatttaattgttagttttgtatactaaattcatacGTATATTTCTCATGTCATTTCATgtatccatttttattattatatatataggtaataatttttcaaaacttcGTTTTAATCTTATGCATTATTTGTTTCGTTCCCtttcataatattattatatatattggtatatatatgttcttTAGGTGCATGTGTtcctcaatatttattttatgtacatatgtaaatattatgaatatatatttaacattactagttatatatttttatgatcttaTATATCTTTCTAATaccattaatatttatatatacatattttacatgTATACTCTTAATTATTTTCATGTGTATATTCATCGTATTCTCTTTACGTTCTCGTATTCAATGCTAAcattgcatttgatcttgcatgcGCGGTTATTATTTTCCAATATCAT
The sequence above is drawn from the Gossypium hirsutum isolate 1008001.06 chromosome A05, Gossypium_hirsutum_v2.1, whole genome shotgun sequence genome and encodes:
- the LOC107924616 gene encoding probable calcium-binding protein CML29 is translated as MAQLGSSLSAETETLSNVLSLVEAFRAFDSDNDGAINAAELGGILSSLGYNASEQDVRAMMREGDANKDGLLSMEEFLEMNTKDMELGELANFLRTAFQAFEVEGDDALTAADLYEVMGNLGIDQLSLEDCQSVIASMDADGDGAVSLEDFRLIINSLF